A part of Crassostrea angulata isolate pt1a10 chromosome 5, ASM2561291v2, whole genome shotgun sequence genomic DNA contains:
- the LOC128183328 gene encoding uncharacterized protein LOC128183328 produces the protein MATVQHLSRRKMADHGDHSNGSLPLINAPIKETPRSEKADKENQQLTKLPSIYIPTVPVSRSPNLTIQLTDFLKSPPNSIQGDKHREPDLKVNIIARDKAIQLLQQYNDIVGGDENLAVKNLPPIKVSIRPSGADLGFKKEKMSKKPSVFTEGISSISKRQEPFFTVPKESIIRANLPRSVVVAQKKNQFTFGVKNKKQKKDDKGEQLHFKQMKKLGLDSMPAVDMGRYLSKSHMMKESVNLRSGIKGGYFKSPRKNDDRSEDDNHTTRGYETDRPRILSKKTYPQITSRSESKVSVISLGDSLGPSYLTKSRRNLKNDFPFYDLHGQNEALKMKYPSRDPSVFGVCSLAPIHVGGQLQRVGTLDPTLQGPQRSNKSLKGKKKSTKGKKRETHSDLGPWQNEVVIPTEFQNETGELLRMGEEGHVYSEYSDTMSYQRELLLRKNMASPTGSESTLTTHTQMVNPPPSYVSSNDDEYFRQFDNHRAMLQIKEERSNLTLENVEAHNRDMLEINSVTNSFDRKKKEGRKGRVKPEPKIVNLEIDGEKNRQTSVIEDGLFLTVPSVNQDKERRPHLVKPDIDRHHNEPEVSWYSSRSENDNLKVAVKNIQLYNDQNQNIDSNIATPEINVTSDGSDTEIILKATGGGSKENLARADTEEEFKKFTMSSKTMHFISPLQVIDNAKRH, from the coding sequence ATGGCGACGGTTCAACACCTTTCGCGCAGAAAGATGGCCGATCATGGCGACCACAGTAATGGATCACTTCCGCTCATAAATGCACCTATAAAAGAAACCCCAAGATCAGAAAAAGCGGACAAAGAGAATCAGCAGCTGACAAAATTACCGTCCATTTACATTCCCACGGTTCCTGTGTCAAGGTCGCCAAATCTGACCATCCAGTTGACCGACTTTTTGAAAAGTCCTCCAAACAGTATCCAAGGTGACAAACATCGGGAGCCTGACCTCAAGGTCAACATTATAGCACGGGACAAAGCCATCCAGCTTCTTCAGCAGTATAATGACATTGTAGGGGGAGACGAAAACCTGGCTGTCAAAAACCTACCCCCGATTAAAGTTTCCATCCGCCCAAGCGGGGCCGATTTGGGATTCAAGAAGGAGAAAATGTCTAAGAAGCCTTCTGTGTTTACGGAAGGTATAAGTTCAATTAGCAAGCGACAGGAGCCTTTTTTCACGGTACCTAAAGAAAGCATTATTCGCGCTAATCTTCCTCGAAGTGTTGTGGTGGCGCAGAAGAAAAACCAGTTCACGTTTGGAGTCAAAAATAAGAAACAGAAAAAAGACGACAAAGGTGAACAATTGCATTTTAAACAGATGAAGAAACTGGGACTTGATAGTATGCCGGCGGTAGACATGGGTAGATACTTAAGCAAATCTCACATGATGAAGGAAAGTGTTAATTTGCGTAGTGGAATAAAGGGCGGATATTTCAAAAGTCCAAGAAAGAACGACGACAGATCGGAGGATGACAACCATACAACAAGGGGATACGAAACAGACAGACCAAGAATATTGTCGAAGAAAACTTACCCCCAGATCACTTCACGATCAGAAAGCAAAGTGAGTGTGATATCACTAGGAGATTCTCTAGGACCCTCTTACCTAACTAAAAGTCGCAGAAACCTGAAAAATGATTTTCCCTTTTATGATCTACATGGTCAAAACGAGGCTCTAAAGATGAAATATCCGTCACGTGACCCGTCCGTATTCGGAGTGTGTTCGCTGGCTCCAATTCACGTTGGCGGTCAGTTACAGAGGGTCGGAACTCTTGATCCAACCTTGCAAGGACCACAAAGGTCCAATAAATCTCTCAAAGGCAAAAAGAAATCCACCAAAGGCAAAAAGAGAGAAACTCATAGTGATCTTGGGCCATGGCAAAATGAGGTCGTCATTCCGACTGAGTTTCAGAACGAGACTGGCGAGCTTCTACGGATGGGTGAGGAAGGACATGTATATTCAGAGTACTCAGACACAATGTCCTATCAGAGAGAACTACTTTTACGTAAAAACATGGCGAGTCCAACAGGTAGTGAATCCACTTTGACGACTCACACCCAAATGGTCAACCCGCCGCCATCATACGTTTCCAGTAACGATGATGAATATTTCAGACAGTTTGACAACCACCGAGCAATGCTTCAAATCAAAGAAGAGCGCTCGAATCTGACTCTTGAAAATGTGGAAGCACACAACAGAGATATGCTTGAAATTAATTCAGTGACCAACAGCTTCGACAGAAAGAAAAAGGAAGGTCGAAAAGGTAGAGTAAAACCCGAACCCAAGATCGTCAATCTAGAAATAGACGGCGAAAAGAACAGACAGACTTCTGTCATTGAAGACGGCTTGTTTTTAACAGTGCCCTCCGTAAATCAGGACAAAGAGAGAAGACCTCATTTGGTCAAACCAGACATCGATAGACATCACAATGAACCTGAAGTCAGCTGGTACAGCTCGCGTTCTGAAAATGACAATCTTAAAGTTGCTGTGAAAAACATTCAGTTGTACAACGACCAAAACCAGAACATCGATAGCAATATTGCCACACCGGAAATCAACGTCACTTCCGACGGTAGTGATACTGAGATTATATTGAAAGCCACTGGGGGCGGTTCCAAAGAAAATCTCGCGAGGGCAGATACTGAGGAGGAATTCAAAAAATTTACTATGTCGAGCAAAACGATGCATTTCATTTCTCCCCTGCAAGTAATCGACAATGCTAAAAGACATTAA
- the LOC128183330 gene encoding kynurenine formamidase-like, giving the protein MNNESWRNWSREELDYQYTPSRWSKQGTPDEVIKHHQQWQAKEAKRVRESIECELNISYGMADDQKLDIFGANTLPRESPIFVFIHGGYWQVMTKEDYSYIALPLTKAGAVTILMEYTRAPKANMGTIVSEVKQGMSYIMNFAKRRESCGVYLCGHSAGGQLAAILLSMDWMAECMIPSSLIKGALLISGIYDLRPLVPSSINDPLKMTEATAKENSPITVMKDIIKQSKSRRIELVVADEDPAELRRQTDETWQVLKHAGISSNSTLIPGVDHFGVVENIIQESFQVTQIAIEMMGLNIGNIDQELKDTAV; this is encoded by the exons atgaacaatgaaAGTTGGAGAAATTGGAGCAGAGAg GAATTGGACTACCAATACACCCCCTCCCGTTGGTCAAAGCAGGGTACCCCAGATGAAGTCATTAAACACCATCAGCAGTGGCAAGCAAAAG AGGCTAAAAGAGTTCGAGAGAGCATTGAATGTGAACTGAACATCTCTTATGGAATGGCTGATGATCAGAAACTGGACATATTTGGAGCTAACACACTTCCAAGAG AATCTCCTatatttgtgtttattcatGGAGGGTACTGGCAAGTCATGAC CAAGGAGGACTACAGTTACATTGCTCTCCCGCTGACCAAGGCTGGGGCGGTAACCATACTAATGGAGTACACCCGGGCACCCAAAG CAAATATGGGGACCATTGTTTCTGAAGTAAAACAAGGAATGAGTTACATCATGAATTTTGCCAAACGAAGAGAGTCCTG CGGAGTTTATCTTTGTGGGCATTCAGCTGGAGGACAACTGGCGGCCATCTTGCTCTCTATGGACTGGATGGCCGAGTGTATGATCCCTTCCTCCCTTATAAAAG GTGCTTTACTTATAAGTGGTATATATGACCTACGACCACTAGTTCCTTCCTCTATCAATGACCCCTTGAAAATGACTGA GGCCACAGCCAAAGAAAATAGCCCTATTACCGTGATGAAGGACATTATAAAGCAGAGTAAGAGCCGGAGGATCGAGCTTGTAGTGGCAGACGAAGACCCTGCAGAGCTACGAAGACAGACGGATGAGACATGGCAG GTTCTGAAGCATGCAGGCATCAGTTCAAACAGTACACTGATCCCCGGAGTCGATCACTTCGGGGTGGTGGAGAATATTATCCAGGAAAGCTTCCAAGTAACTCAG ATTGCAATTGAGATGATGGGTCTAAATATAGGAAATATTGACCAAGAACTGAAGGACACAGCAGTATAG